In Zingiber officinale cultivar Zhangliang chromosome 1A, Zo_v1.1, whole genome shotgun sequence, a genomic segment contains:
- the LOC122038732 gene encoding probable disease resistance protein At4g33300: MDSSFAGEVATELIKELMKVIRGTYLCRPAAEQLKRSVDSLLPIVQEIRHSGVELPQHRQSQLSELADRLRFALDLARKAAASPRWNVYRSVQLARKMEGIENWISRWIERHMPVHVLADVHHIRVDCAARLDRIERALDMAASSPVAATASKVPVAFGSAPFSGFPMSDMMDPMAPVKTPFAMGNTLSSGFPTMEGFFPSPAPTKVPVAMGKPPSSGYPVANIMDGLMMAGEGVKPVGVGIRIGKEKVKEMLMEGSDRSPVVGIFGIGGSGKTTLAREICKDPEIRSYFKDRIYFTTLSQSPNLESLKLKLWEQISGNMVLGAYNQIPKWQMELGQIEKGFSLIVLDDVWSLSELEELIFSLRGCKILVVSRFNFPSIVKNTYEIELLGEEDALSLFCHAAFEQKSVPFSVDKKLVKQVVDKCKGLPLALKVIGASLRDQPPKFWLRAKNKLTRGEAICESHENKLIERMASSIEFLSAKVRECFLDLGSFPEDKRIPLDVLINMWMELHDLDEEDAFAILVELSNKNLLTLCKDAQNRAGDIYSSYTELSVTQHDLLRDLALYVNNQEPSNTRRRLIMARRENELPKEWERNKDHQFEAQIVSINTGEMKETDWFQMHFPKAEVLILSFCADVYFLPPFLSTMPKLRALILINYGTSCTSLQNCSVFKPLSNLRSLWLEKISVPPLPKSTVRLNNLRKVSLVLCELNDSLRGSKVDLSSTLPRLSHLTIDHCIDVTELPSCICDINSLECLSISNCHDLSELPCEFGKLSSLKILRVYACPSLKSLPLSICRMKGLKYLDISQSFNLRELPEELGYMTSLEKIDMRECSQLKTLPRSSSFLKSLGHVICDEDIALLWKEAERDIPDLRVQVAEESFNLDWLLE; encoded by the exons ATGGATTCGTCCTTCGCCGGTGAGGTTGCAACAGAGTTGATTAAGGAGCTCATGAAAGTGATCAGAGGAACCTATCTCTGCCGCCCGGCGGCTGAGCAGCTGAAGCGCTCCGTGGACTCACTGCTTCCCATCGTTCAGGAGATCCGCCACTCGGGTGTGGAGCTCCCGCAGCACCGTCAGTCTCAGCTATCCGAGCTCGCTGACCGCCTCCGATTCGCCCTCGACCTCGCCCGCAAGGCCGCCGCCTCCCCGCGCTGGAATGTCTATCGCTCTGTGCAGCTTGCTCGAAAGATGGAGGGCATCGAAAACTGGATATCCCGCTGGATCGAGCGCCATATGCCCGTCCATGTCCTCGCCGACGTTCACCACATCCGTGTTGACTGCGCCGCCCGCCTAGACCGCATCGAGCGGGCCCTCGATATGGCCGCTTCCTCCCCGGTGGCGGCCACCGCCTCGAAAGTCCCGGTGGCGTTCGGGAGTGCGCCGTTCTCGGGATTCCCGATGTCAGACATGATGGACCCGATGGCGCCCGTTAAGACACCGTTTGCGATGGGGAATACTCTATCATCTGGTTTCCCGACGATGGAAGGATTTTTTCCCTCTCCGGCTCCTACGAAGGTTCCCGTGGCGATGGGGAAACCACCATCTTCAGGATACCCGGTTGCGAATATCATGGACGGGTTGATGATGGCTGGAGAAGGGGTGAAGCCTGTAGGGGTCGGAATAAGGATCGGAAAGGAGAAGGTGAAGGAGATGCTGATGGAGGGCAGTGATAGATCACCCGTTGTTGGAATCTTCGGGATCGGAGGGAGTGGCAAGACGACGCTCGCCAGAGAGATATGTAAAGATCCAGAGATTCGAA GTTACTTCAAGGATAGAATTTACTTCACCACCCTCTCGCAATCTCCAAATTTGGAGAGTTTAAAGTTGAAGCTGTGGGAACAAATTAGTGGAAATATGGTTCTTGGTGCTTACAATCAAATTCCAAAGTGGCAGATGGAGTTAGGGCAGATAGAAAAAGGATTCTCTCTCATAGTATTGGATGATGTGTGGTCCCTTTCTGAGCTTGAAGAACTTATTTTCAGCCTTCGGGGATGCAAGATTCTTGTGGTTTCACGATTCAACTTCCCTTCAATTGTTAAGAACACTTATGAGATAGAATTGCTGGGAGAAGAGGATGCTTTGTCACTCTTCTGTCATGCAGCTTTTGAGCAGAAATCTGTACCATTTAGTGTTGACAAGAAGTTGGTAAAGCAG GTTGTTGACAAGTGCAAAGGGCTTCCTCTGGCTCTAAAAGTAATTGGTGCTTCTTTGCGAGATCAACCTCCAAAATTTTGGTTAAGAGCCAAAAATAAGCTCACTCGAGGAGAAGCTATATGCGAGTCCCATGAAAATAAATTGATAGAACGAATGGCATCATCCATTGAATTTCTGTCAGCTAAAGTGAGAGAATGTTTCTTAGACCTCGGATCTTTTCCAGAAGACAAGAGGATCCCTTTAGATGTGCTAATTAACATGTGGATGGAGCTCCATGATCTTGATGAAGAAGATGCTTTTGCCATTCTAGTGGAGCTTTCAAATAAGAACCTTTTAACTCTGTGCAAGGATGCACA GAACAGAGCTGGAGATATCTATAGCAGTTACACAGAGCTTTCTGTTACTCAACATGATTTGTTGCGTGACCTAGCTCTTTATGTGAACAATCAGGAGCCTTCAAATACTCGGCGGAGGTTAATTATGGCAAGGAGGGAAAATGAACTTCCAAAGGAATGGGAGAGAAATAAGGATCATCAGTTTGAGGCGCAGATTGTTTCCATTAACACAG GTGAAATGAAAGAAACTGATTGGTTTCAGATGCATTTTCCCAAAGCCGAAGttctaattttgagtttttgTGCTGATGTTTACTTCTTACCGCCATTCCTCAGTACTATGCCTAAGCTGAGGGCTCTGATCTTGATCAACTATGGCACATCATGCACATCACTCCAGAATTGCTCTGTATTCAAACCTTTAAGTAACTTGAGAAGCCTTTGGCTTGAGAAAATATCCGTCCCACCATTGCCAAAGTCCACAGTTCGCTTGAACAACTTGAGAAAAGTATCTCTTGTTCTATGTGAACTAAATGACAGCCTCAGAGGATCTAAGGTGGATCTTTCATCGACGCTTCCTCGTCTATCTCATCTCACAATAGATCATTGCATCGATGTCACCGAGCTTCCCTCTTGCATCTGTGACATCAACTCACTCGAGTGTCTAAGTATCTCTAACTGTCATGATTTGTCTGAGCTGCCTTGTGAATTTGGCAAGCTAAGTTCCCTAAAGATTCTAAGAGTGTATGCTTGCCCTTCTCTGAAGAGCTTACCTCTGTCTATTTGCCGGATGAAAGGTTTGAAGTATCTTGACATTTCTCAATCCTTTAATCTCCGAGAGTTGCCAGAAGAGCTTGGCTATATGACAAGCTTGGAGAAGATTGATATGAGAGAATGTTCTCAATTGAAAACTCTACCTAGATCCTCATCATTCTTGAAGTCACTTGGGCATGTGATTTGTGATGAAGACATTGCTTTGTTATGGAAAGAGGCAGAAAGAGATATACCAGATCTACGTGTCCAGGTAGCTGAAGAAAGTTTCAACTTGGACTGGTTGCTAGAGTAG